GCATTTGTGGACGGCTTGCGTGTCTCACTGATGCAAATTTTAGTCAAGGAAAGAAACAAGAAGTAGATATCAATCCTTTGTTCCCGTCTCCTACTTAGCCATGACAAAATTGGACTCGACCAGAACTTGAAAGAAAATACTCGTTTATAATagtttgggaaatttttttatttatgttcatttatttaacAAATGTCAAGTTTAAGTCCAAGTTTAGGTTCAATTATAAGATGAGCAAAACTCAAATATTATAATGTGTTTGTAAACAAACTCGTGAGTTTGaggttaatttttattttcttttatttatacatatataaattacaCTTGTATGTGATTGCTAACCTAATGTAGCATTGAGCTCAGACCACAAGAAACTGTAACATATTTAGATTGTTTAAGTTTGTAAAAGTTCTTAAATATCATATTAGTATTTGTAagttattgataatataaacaatctattttgtaataaaaaattaatttttagcaGTCCAaagttaataaatataatttttttataaatccaTACACAAATTGTTATATCTAAGTAACTCAAACAATATACTTTCAAACACAGTATACttattaagggtccgtttggtagAGGaatttgagtaatgttgtttgtagttttttaaaatatgtgtaggtaaaaaagtgtgtaatattatttaaaaattaaaaatgtgagTTCTAACCACCCTACTAAGCAAGGCCTAATTATCCTAAACTCTTAACACTCATTCTGTTTACGACCCTATTTTTAAAGAATGATGAGAGAGACCGTTCAAACTTGTAATTGAAACTCCAAGAGGAATGGTCAAAATTTGGCAGAtgcaaaatgtaaaatttattttttcctctttcttaaaaacaataaagtgaattatacaaaataaaCCATTTTAATGAGTAATGATTCAAATACAATAACTTTCACAATCTCAATCTCATTTGGATTTATTACcgactttttattttattgtcagtcattaataaaaattcagtgAAAGAAACAACATCTTCTTTACTGacaaacacatacacatatacagCAAAAGTTGTTATACTAGTATTTACTGACAAAAAGATTCGTAGTCGCAAAATCTCACTCTTCTTTCCAGACACAGACTcgggcaaaaaagaaaaaggcgaTAATACAGTACTTGaagaataaatataaaacaaaatttccaaaacccaaaaagaaagaaagaaagaaaaacccaaaaccaaagcGTCAATCAATCAAGATCGGGTCTACTCTTCTCtactctagggtttctctctcttctctctctctctctcttaggaATCTCTCTGGTCTTTCATTCTCacaaaccctagagaaaaagcAAAGCTCGCgattcttttctttcattccaggtactttttttttttctttttttttaacgtttCTGGATTATCCAATAATTGTTGGGTTGGTTATTGTATCGGTGTCACAATTATGCTTTtcctatctttctttctttctttctttctgtctTGTCGGTGACCTGTTCTGTTTGGTTGGCGAGAAAATTTAAGAGcagaaatggagagaaaatttgGACtgtgcttctttttcttttttggaataaTTGAGTACAGAGCTGAACTCAGCTGAGCGAATGAGTcgtatatttagttatttatttttatttctgttgAATTAGCCACACGAAAGAATTGACTTTGTATGATTTGAGTGTAGGGGTTTTCTGGATTTCTCGTGGCGGATTGGGCCGCTGGTTTGTGTAGAAAGGGTGGTGGTACGGAAACGCTTTACGGGATTGAATTGGTGGAAGAGCTCAAATGCCGGAGGAGGAACTGGTTGAGCTCAAGTTCCGAATCTACGATGGGTCAGATATTGGTCCCTTCCGCTACTCGCCGGCCTCCACTGTAGCAATGGTCAAGGAGAGAATTGTGTCAGAGTGGCCAAAAGGTCAGGGACTTCAATTATGCGTGTTGCAATTTTAGTTCGAACAATTGCTTTTCGATTATGAAGAACATATCATTTTTGTATTGCTTTTCAATTGAGTCACACAAAAGCTTGTTTGTGGTTGATGGAACAAGATGGACAAGTTTTCTCTCAAATCTAGAtctttttgaaatcaaaaatgGATTCTTGTATATcgatctttattattattttttatgcctTTATAGTCAAACAAATTTAGATATGATGACCagtatatttgaattttatttgctAATCATTTAGATTTGCATCAAGGATTAACTTTAAATCCATATCTCTTTGCACTAGTTATGGATGAACTACTAGAGCAACTCAATATGAAGGCCCTTGGTGTATCCATGTATGCCTCTTCTAAATGATACAGTTTTAGTGGATGAAAATGGGCGTGGAGTAAATGCCAAATTGGAAATCTAGAGAAAGGCTTTAGAATCTAGAAGATTGAGCTTAAGTAGGTCTAAAAAAACGCACATGAAGTGCAACTTCAGTAAAAAGGAGGGGATTTAGGTGATATAGCCCAATGGTAATGGCATTCTTTGTGATGTCCTATGTCTGTTGTTCAAACCCCGCCTCCCCCTCCCCTAtcatctacctatccaaaaagtttggtaaaaggaaaaataaggaTGAAGGGATTGTAAACCTTGATGGTCTAGAGATATCTAAGAGCGAGTGCTTCGTTATCTTGGATCAATAATTCATAAGTATGGACAGTTTGAAGGTGATGTGAATTATAGGATAAAAGCAGGGTGGATGAAATGGAGAAGTGCATCGAGAGTTATGTTTGATTATAGAATACCTATTATGTTAAAGGGAAAGTTTTACAAGGCTGTTATAAGACCAACTTTGGTATATGTTATTGAATGGTTGGTCTATGAAGAAACAATGTGTTCATAAAAGAATCCTAGTTGAAatgagaattttgaaatgaataagTGGAAATAAGGGAAATATAGGATATGAAGTAAAGAAATTCGTTTAAAGATAGgcttataaatattttttttatctttctacttatcaaaaaaaaaaaattgtttaaagaTAGGGGTGACTCCTATTGACGAAAATATGGAGAGTCGCTTGAGATGTTGTAGTTATGTGCAAAGAAGAGTGATTGATGCATTAGTGAGGAAGAGTGATTCATTCAAGTCAAGGTAACATAATGCTAGCAGAAGCAGGAAAAACTAACACCTTAATTAAAAAGGTGATAGATTATGATTTTGGTTTGGATATAATGGTAGAGAAGAATACACATGGTTTACCTTTACTAGTATGTTGAGTATCCATAGTTGGTCCCAAATGTTTTTGGACTAAGGTTTTATTGTTGTAATAATGAGGATAAACTACTTAGCCGGTCAGGGGCCCCTGGATTACCTAGTAATTGGTTCTGGCGGGTGGGGTTAGTTGCCCATAGGAGTTTGATTAACAATGAGGATTGTTGCACAGTATGCTCTATTATGTGCAACAAATCTGAGTGAAGTTCTcctatgttataaaaaaaaaaaaaaagattcccGCTCCAAAACATTGTAGTTCATTCTCTATCTGTATCTCTTGCATATTTAGTTGCTTTCATATCATCAAATGGCATATCTTATGAAAAAAGTTTAAAAGCTTCTAAACTTTTTTGGGAATCAGTTTATTGCATGTATGTCTGATAGTGATCATAAATTCAAGGTTAATGATTTGCCTACAATTTAAGCTAGAAATACTATTTCATTCATCATGGATCCCACATTTTGATTGATGTGACTGCAACAACTCTTGAATAAACTCCCTAATGGTTTCCATTTTAGTTTAAATATGTTTTTGCAAAAATAGAGTGGATGCCGTCCTGTTTTGATCTTATTGTCATAAATGTAGTGTGGTGCATGTTGCATTATTGGGTGGTTCATATATATGAACTGAAGTTATAAAAATTAGGTGTTTTAAGTCTTAGCATTTTGAATTAGCTTACttactaaaagaaaagaattagtTACCctacctttttcctttttgtgatGGCAAAGTGGCTGGCAATATTTTTGGTTCCTTTGCAAGTTGAGCTTATCTTTTTTGGGTTTACCTAATAGTTCTACAAAAGCTAAATTTTGATTGGACCCACCTCCATCACGCCCAATCCCCTTTTCTTCTGTCCTTCATTTACCCTCAAGTACATTGTAATTCATCTTTAACAATGTAGTGAGTATGTGATTGATaggagtttgaaaatttttgtacaaCCTTGATTGATATATATGAGGAGCACTTTGATAGACTGATAGTAGGGCTAACTAGTTTCATTTCattacaaacaaaattttggaaataagagagatttttattttttattttttattaaatgttatgAGTGAAATGTAGCGTAGTGAATTCTGTTCATCTAATTGGTGAGTTAGTGGATCTACATAGCACATGAACCATGTTTAGGATTTGATGACACTGCTAGTTTCAGGATAGTCATCTATGTGGTTGTTAGGTAGGTAATTGGGGCCAGGTTATGTTTTCGTATGACCTTGGGGAAGCCTAGGTGTAGAGTACTAGGTGCCTAAGCTCACCTAGGTTTGATAACTTTGATTTCTAGCTTTGTATGATTTTAGTTGGAAATGCAGCATATTTGGGTGGTATAAACCCACTACTGGATggtatatttctatatatttgtGTTTGCTCAAAATCAATTACATGATCTTAGATTTCTGATTTGTAATAGTTGCCCACATGAAATTTACATGAATTGAATATTTTAGCTTAATAGATAGTGTTGTATATGTTTGGTCATCCTGCTTTTTGCCTTGTAAAATTCATTAACTAATAACCATGTGATCTTGGTCCTCTGTTTCTGCCAATTACCATGGATAGTATATGGCTGCAGAGATCTCACTTGATATGACATTAGTCTTGCTATCCTTAAACATTAATGAGCATGACCTTACTCTCCTAGTTGGTTTAAGCACCAGATGTAGGCCTCCAATCGCGTGTGTTTATGGACATCAATGCAAGAAGACAGCCCATCCAGTGATTCTGTGGATGGATGCTGGAGGCCCAATGCCAGTTGGGCCCAGTTGACCTAAtggaaattatttaattttctttatttaatgcAATTGGTTATTCCTACTTGGTTTCGGacttcattttctttccttgaTGGTTAAAAGGTTGGCTTGGGAATCCTATATAAAGGCCCCAAGGTTCACTGGTTCAGTATTGCTATACCTGGTTTTGATTAAATCAAATTTCTGTTGGAGTTCTTCCAATAGCTTGGTGTTGGTTCCAGGTGGCTGTTTCTAGGTTTTTCTGCTTGGTGCTGATTCTTAGGTTTAATGCTCTTCTTTGGTTCTTTTTGTGTATCAcgtttttctttgaattttgtgCTGCATCACAATGGTAACTTGTGATTTTGCTCTTTTTATTGTCTTCTAATTTGGGATTCTTGCAAAACAAAATATGAGGCAAAATGCTGCAGAACCTTTTGACTTGACCAGGTTAAGGCCTCACCCATCATCTACATGGAAAAAATTGACTCTGGGGATTATGTGGTAGCTTTAGAAGACTATTGCATTGGTGAAACCTGTTATAGATTTTCTTATGGAGAATCCCTTTCCTCTAGCATTCATGTAGGCTATATTTGAGAATGTTGTAGCGGCTTGAAGTGGACGACATCGCTTGTTTTATACTCACTTTTATCTCTGTTgagaatctctctctctaataggTTAAGTTACACAGGCAACTCACCCTCTATCCCATTGGTTTTTGAACCAGAGTTCATTGGCATCTTCGAAGAATTTTATCCTAGCTGTCCCCAAATAGTTTGGGATAAAGGCACTATAATTTTATACCCTTGCCTCCTATGTTTGCTCCTCTTTTCTAGCATATTTAGGACttacaatttacaaaataaaattatatttctgGTGCGTTGGTAGTTTAAAAGTGAAAATGAAGTTAGGGCCCTCAtgaacaccccccccccccccctcaaaaaaaaaaaagatctactCTTTACTCAAGTTTCCAATTTAGACCAAGCAACATttcattaattcattttttttttctttttgtagatttcgattttattttatgaattttttattcaattagaAATTGCGACGTAAAATCAATGAAATGTAAAATTCTTGAGTAGTCTATGTCCCTTTGAATGAGAGATACCCTTACTTAATAGTTCTGATTATGATTATTACAATTAAGCTCCCGGTTTTTATTTCCTTTCATCCATGTTAGCTGCCAAGTTTATGTTGCAAATTATAATTGTAATTAGAATCAATGCATAgtattatacattaaaaaaattaaaatataaatatattaaaagaaccTAGAAAATCAGTGTGAGATTTTCCATCAAAATGATTTTCCAAGGGTTCCAGCATTgcaaaataaagttttatagTGAAAATTTTAAGGTTTAAGCACCAGATGTGCCATGTCTTGTCAAGGAAAGCTGATCAGCAAGGTAGGCATTGACATGTCACTACAGTGTTGAAACCCTATGTGTACCTAGTCATTGGACGCTTGTGTCATGTGTCTGTCTGGCTTGCTTGGATGTGAATGTGATTCTAgtcatatattttttgggtgattgaaaatattgtattgtGAGGATCATTCTTGTTTCATCTTTCAACTGGGTGATACTTAACAAACAATGATTAGTATAGACTATTGAATAGTAGATGGTCACAgtttttttgattggtaaacagaaaattttattcaatgaaaAGTAAATACAGCACAACCACAGTACACAGGCACCATACAGGGGTtgttaaaaatcaaatgaaagtaCATAAATCCAAAAATTCTAGCAAATCAGAGAAAGAATGACGACTTAATACTGCCATCCAAACATACAGAGTGTGAAATGAGAGCATCTTCATATCCAAGGGTGAGGCGTCTATCCCATTAAACATGCGATTAATACGCTCCTTCCAAGTAATCCACATAAGCATAATGGAATAGCACCCCAAAACATCAGCCATACAATGTCGACCAAATATCCCTTTCCAACACCTTAACAAAGCCAAAACACTCTGAGGCATAACCCAAACTACTCCAAACAGACCAAACACCATAGACCACAAATCATAAGTAATGGGGCCATGTAGTAACAATTGGTTTTGGTCTTCAGTTAGTTAGGACATGAATCATGACGTGGTTCCCCTCTGTGGACTAGTTCTGATTTTATTTGGTATTATCATATTGTCAAACAAGAAAGTTATACATGATAGTTTGAGTACCAAATTGTTCTCATCTTGTTTTCTCCCcttctaattttttgtttattgttttggcgttctgttttttctcttttaacaTTGGACCTATGTCTTCTGGTATGTCTCAGATAAGAAAATCATACCCAAGGGAGCAAATGACATAAAGCTGATAAATGCTGGGAAAGTATTGGAAAACAACAAGACTGTCGGCCAGTGTAGAGTACCTTTTGGTGAGCTTCCAAGAGGAGTTATCACCATGCATGCTGTTGTGCAGCCATCTTTAGCAAAGGCAAAAACAGGTAGTTTTCTGGATATATGCATGTTCTATAAGTTCCAGATTATGTAATTCATGTTCTATTGGCAAagaatggttttattttttatttttttagctttgggCATTAAATACGTAACGCATTCTTCTAAGTTCATCCCTACTCTTGGGTTGTTCTAGTAGCTCCTAGGTCTCATGTGATCTGTGAGGTTCTAAGTTCAAATCTCCTAGTCAGAACCTTGGCCCTTGGGGATTCTTCCTTATAATTACCTAGTGTGTGGGACGGGAGACTATACACACTTGAGGGAATAGTTTGGTGCTAGAAGAGACCTGGACACCCACTTTAGCCACACAAAAAAAGGTTCATTCTGACTTTGTTTTGTTGCAGACTTGCAGTATAAAACTATAAATGAGTTTTCTTGTCCTTAAcactttttgtttatttattgaaaacTTACATATGCATCCAATAGATCTTGAACCCTTGTCCACATTATCCGCCTAAAACTTGCAAGGGAAGGAGGTGCCAGTTGAGCTGGAGCTCATTGGCTCTTGTCCATCCTTGTTACTTTTAGATGAGAGTTGGCATCATGAATGTTTTTTCGAATCGTTAAAGTGGGTGTTCATTATCTGTGATCTGGCTGTACCCTTCCTATGGGCATCATTGTACCAAGGCACTTTCAGACTAGTATGTTGGTGATACACATTGGGTAAAAACTTTGAAGATCGCCTGTAAGGGTCACAGGTCGGTTTGGGCCTGGTTTCATATTGACCTATCACCCGAACAGATCATGTTGGTGAAGGGGTCTTGGACCctgaaaatcataaattttgtCTTCATTGCCAGCCTTGAAAATGGTTAATATGCATTGTAGTTAACTAATAAAAGTGAAGAATACAATTGTACTTTCTGTGATTTATGTGGTGACTTTATATCTACCAACATCAAGTCAGATATTAAAATCCTAATCCTCATATTGTAAGCATTGATGCGACTGAGAACTTATAAGACATCAAAGTACTGATTGTCTTTTCTATGTATCTGCTGAAagttatttgtttgtttgtttgtctgAACAGAAAAGAAGGTTGATGATGTCCCAAGAAAAAGTTTTTGTTCATGTTCCATATTGTAACTCGTAAGTGAGTCCGTCTTGATTCAGCACTAAGCTTGTGAGGCTGCCTTGGGGTTCTTCTCAAGGCCTCCTAAGCCACAGAGATGAGTAGCTGCAGGAAAGACAAAATAATTTGTGAAACAGTCCCCATCCCTCATTGTTACATGTTTGTTGGAGGGCATTCCTGTGTAACAGTGCATGTCGGTGATGATGATGTATTTGCATTTTATAAAATGCGTGTTTGATGTATTTTGGTAGCTGCAGTCCTACATATTCgattaacatatataaaagcCTTAATGTGTTTCACAATTTAATATGTTGCTGAAGATGGCCTTGGTGTTCTGACAATTTACATGCATGCTCAGGCTAACAAATCTGAAATCTATATTCAATAATCGTAACAATTGGTTGAAAAAAAGGGAAAGCTGGTAGCATCCCTAGCTGTTTTACAGtctttatggcctgtttggatgtttaaaaaaggagggagagtagagtagagggagggagagtaatttaaatcccttgtttggaagttttttaagggaggagggggagggatttggaggggtttggtagagtttcaactacctctaacccttcatttttattttccccAAATTGGatagatttggagggagagtagagtagataaattattgaccaaatgaattctccaatttaccctttttaaattaacaaaattacaaaccaattaatcatagaccaatattgcaatttattttcaaatatgggtaaatttgtctatttaatcatttcctctcctctccatctcaattttaaaaacatccaaataaggggAATGGCTAATTACTTCCCTctcccttactaattttaaaaacatccaaacaaggtggagggtaattaTTTCACtttactctcctccccactactctcctctcttctactctcctccctctctaaacttccaaacaggccattagttctatagaaaaacaataaacaagCATTTGCAAAAGAGGAAATGTCCAGAAATTCTGGCTTGAAGAAGGGCATGAATCATGATCAACAAGagggaagaagagaaaaaaatggtttGACTTATGAAGTAAGAATAAGATGCTTGGGTACTTGATCTTTGTACGCAAAGAAGCTTAATTataattctttatatatttttgggttCAACCTAAGTCAAACATCTCCCTTCTTTTAATACTCATATTCTTGATTTTAGATTCTGGCCCAGGTCCTTGGTACTACGGTACTGAGAGACTAGTTGGTACTTGGCACCCAAGTCTTTCTTCCTTGATTTCGGTATTTGGATACGTATTTCCTTCTCAATTTTTGATGCCTGAAAACTGGGAATTGTTTGGGCCTCATCAACTTTCACTTTTAAGTGAAGTTAGGCCCAAAAGTAGAAAACGAGCTGAACTTTGACCTATGcgaaaaaagaaagatactttttaagaaataataaaagacaaaaattccCTTCAGTGTCTTACCACCGGTCGATAAGCCTATTGTCCAAGAGTAGCGACGCCATCTGGTACGGGGAACCACTTTTCTGGAGGTAGCCTCTTCTgtgcaataaaaaaatcatttttttcacaCCAATATTCAACggtaatattatataaaaataataaaataaatatcgACCTAATAATCCCTAAGGTCATTTTCCACATATCTTTCCTTTTCTCCTTCCTCTTTCCCCTTCCTTTGgcatttttcttgtatttttatgcattgttttacatggacaaattaataatatttttttttaaaaaaaactttaaaacaacaaacaaaaggaaaagccccatgacacacacacatacgttaaaaaaaaaaaagaaaaagcaaaagatgATTTCGATCAACATCGCCATGCAGAAGCTGCAATAATTGACCTATCTTGCCAACACAACCCTTGTCCTCTGTCAAACTATAGCCATCACACGAATACAAACCCAACAATATCTTCGACTGAGTCACTGCGTTTGCACTCAATGGCACCCCTTTGAACCTTTTCCCTTCCATTATCTTCCTCCATTTCTCCAACCTTTCATGCCTCTCCGTCCTCTCGGGACCCTCAAACGCCACTATATTACGAATCTCAGGTGCAAATATGTATTGCTCCACCTTGGCTCTCTGTGCTGATTCTGGTGTGAACATGGCATCCAATGAGTCAAAAATTGCTGAATAATAGTGCAATGCCTCAAGAAGCCTGCCCAAAAAGTATGGTCCATTATGGCTTGCTTCTTGTTCCACTTGTGTGACAATGTTTGGAGCTTGGTCTCTGATCATTGCTAGTAAATTCCCAAGAGAATTACTAGGCACACGATGGAGACGATTCACTGAATTCACAGCTAGTGCCTCACCAACCCTTCGGTTAAACATGTGGGGTTTAAGGTCTTCGAGTTGCTCACCCACCGGGTGGAATTCAAATGGGATGTGAAGAGAGTGAGCTAACTCGGTTAAACACCTACCGGTCTCTCTTACCGACTCTATGGAGGATCCAACGCCGGTTATCCGAAGAAATGTTGCTCCACCGGGTGGTGCTGCTAAGGCTTGCATGAAAGCTGGCCATTGATAGCCTTGAAGAATATCTAAATCTATAACATGCACACGTTCTTCGGCTTCAAAGGCCTCAAATATAGCTTGGTTTGCGGTGAAGTGAGCGAATTTGATGTAAGGACAAGCTTGGTAGACGATTTGGTAAATCTTGAGGACTTCTAGTGTGTTTGTTGAGAAAGGAGAGAAGGGTGTTGGAGGAGTAGTACTAGAACTGGAGGTACTGGGTTTGGTGGTAAGTGTGGCAGCTAGTCTTGCACTTAGGGCTTCAGTGAAGCAGGCCGCTACACGCTGCATTGAGTCGCCGAGAGGTGAGACAACCCGATTGAGATGGAGGACATATCTCCTTGCCAGCATGTAGTCTTCTTTGGCAACTGCTTCAGCACAAGCTAGAGGAAAGTGCACTAGTTGAAGCCCACTATCTTGTTCCTGTGGATCAAATAGACAAGTCATAAGAATAATATATACAGTAGAGATCTTATTTGAGAAAGTATAAGGTTTCTGCTAAGTGGTATATTTTATGCAAAGAAAACTGAAATATTCTCAAGTACCACATCAGAGACAAGAAGAAATTATTAGTGactttttgtttaatttgattcaatgtttcaaaacttttctaataaaaaaataaatattttttgtatcttttgaTTCAATGTTTCATTTGATTCAATATTTCACCTTTTGTACTTCTACCTCTTTATACATACATACTCATAGTCCTTCATGCCATCTTATGTTAAATACATACAAGACcaaaaatgatattatttacCTTTAATCTTTCATTGACATTTATCTGTTTTAACATTTCTGTTTCATCTAATCCTAACTAGTATgagttggctacaaccaagGAAGAGGggtttgcattttatattgagtgacaacGGTAGTTACGATTTTGATGTTAAGGTTGAACGTTGtgaatttgtgggttttgtaaatAATGTGATTGACTGTGGGTGTTTGAGATGTatgttttgttttagaattaaagagaaagagaaagacacattctatatcaacttttaCTCTATAATATTCCtcgaaattgttttttttttttcattacttcaattgaataattataatggatatgtgtgtgcaatttataattgttactttttatgataaactcattactaataaagttctataacaattatgctataaAACATATAGAATATTCTCCAAAACcgttttatataaaatattacaatattatatGTGCATCGTACGGGTAACTTACtagtttattttaaattttgggacAAAAGATAATTTAGTATGTTATCAAAAAAACTCGTGATCTTGATTTCGGATAGTTGTGTCCACTCAAGACTCTATGATgctcaaattaaaaaagtatgaaaCATGATTtaatgctttgtttgttttagaataaaatatttatataattttcaagtgtttgtttgcatgtaaaatatggtcaaatttgtaaaatatttgaaaaaaacctttctaaaaagttgtaaaatattttacctttgaaaatttggtaaaatatttatattaaaaaaaacacaaaagggCTCCCCTTTCCCTATATAGTGGCTAGGTTGTGAGGCCGGTGGCTAAAGCCTTCGTGCAAGCAATCAGTGATGGTGGTTTGATGGCTAGAGATGCTGTTTTAGTGACCGACCTTAGCTTTCTAATCAGTGGAAAGGCTGAAACGGTTGTTTTGGTGACCGATGCCAGCAGTCCAATGACCAGAGATCGTTTTAGGGATTGTCGCTAGCGATCTGGGCATTGGAAACACTGCCTCGGCGACTAGTTCCAACATTCTAATCACTGGAGCTTCGGCACTAGTATGTTTGGTGGTTGAGTTGCTAGTTTTAATTAGTCATTTACTTGAAAAATTTTAGATGTCAtactaaacatttaaaaatattttactttaaaacaaacaaaacctaaCCTAGAACATCTCGGTTGGAAAAGGTCTTTGACACGGTGGCTTGTGGTATCTTTATTGCTCTTTTCTAAGGTTAAAAATGTTAGCATGCTACAGTATTTGAAGGAAACAGAAATTGCACTTTAATGAGAGAGATTATTCACCTGCTCAGAGCCAACAGATTGAGGTACCATCAAGCTATGGTTAAGGTTGTGCTGATAGTGTTTTTGCTGTTGTGTCTGCTTCTGCTGTAGTTGATTGTCTTGGTGGCGATCTTGTTGCAACAGTTCTGATAATGGTCCACTTGCAATAGAGCCGGACATTTGGTAAGTATCACTCTCTTGGGTCAGTTGAGAACCTCCTAGACTTGATGTTTCGCTCACCGAACCACAAAACCTGGAGGAATTATTGGAGATTGTCAAGCCGTCCACTGCTGGAACAATGTTTGGGATATCGAAACAGTGTGATGAACTTCCAATATAATCATCCAAAAATCCTCAATTG
This genomic stretch from Castanea sativa cultivar Marrone di Chiusa Pesio chromosome 1, ASM4071231v1 harbors:
- the LOC142615321 gene encoding membrane-anchored ubiquitin-fold protein 4; this encodes MPEEELVELKFRIYDGSDIGPFRYSPASTVAMVKERIVSEWPKDKKIIPKGANDIKLINAGKVLENNKTVGQCRVPFGELPRGVITMHAVVQPSLAKAKTEKKVDDVPRKSFCSCSIL
- the LOC142611221 gene encoding LOW QUALITY PROTEIN: GRAS family protein RAM1-like (The sequence of the model RefSeq protein was modified relative to this genomic sequence to represent the inferred CDS: inserted 2 bases in 2 codons), with translation MMSSLCGSMGSLKRESSSTKLPPTSSIESVSESKKTSTTTLSNELGLNSLSLTTTCLDFPTLKFELDGDIEVQSPDNSLWESFFSDQLDGDFMISSPVRNLQSPQTSTYNYNYNYAQAMQGQSLSGCSPPRLLSQIGPFRSTNKGKGLSPLHRVFNSPKNQYMQPAEGLSLPAIEDFXDDYIGSSSHCFDIPNIVPAVDGLTISNNSSRFCGSVSETSSLGGSQLTQESDTYQMSGSIASGPLSELLQQDRHQDNQLQQKQTQQQKHYQHNLNHSLMVPQSVGSEQEQDSGLQLVHFPLACAEAVAKEDYMLARRYVLHLNRVVSPLGDSMQRVAACFTEALSARLAATLTTKPSTSSSSTTPPTPFSPFSTNTLEVLKIYQIVYQACPYIKFAHFTANQAIFEAFEAEERVHVIDLDILQGYQWPAFMQALAAPPGGATFLRITGVGSSIESVRETGRCLTELAHSLHIPFEFHPVGEQLEDLKPHMFNRRVGEALAVNSVNRLHRVPSNSLGNLLAMIRDQAPNIVTQVEQEASHNGPYFLGRLLEALHYYSAIFDSLDAMFTPESAQRAKVEQYIFAPEIRNIVAFEGPERTERHERLEKWRKIMEGKRFKGVPLSANAVTQSKILLGLYSCDGYSLTEDKGCXWQDRSIIAASAWRC